From Brochothrix thermosphacta DSM 20171 = FSL F6-1036, a single genomic window includes:
- the rnz gene encoding ribonuclease Z, with protein sequence MELTFLGTGAGVPAKTRNVTAIALQLLDERSVWWLFDCGEATQHQLLKSSLKPGKIEKIFITHLHGDHIFGLPGLLSSRSFQGGDTALTVYGPKGIRAFIETSLKVSQTHLSYPLIIEEMQPGVIFEDEQFKVETALLSHGIDSYGFRIEERDKVGKLDVAGLTKLGVKPGPVFKVIKDGGDVTLEDGSVISGKDFVAPSIKGRIVTILGDTRPTDTSVKLAQGANVLVHEATFEADKSKMARAYYHSSTTQAATIALKANVTHLILTHISSRYMFDDLKKLAQEARSVFENTDIADDFSTFEIPYQK encoded by the coding sequence ATGGAACTGACTTTTTTGGGTACAGGAGCAGGTGTACCAGCGAAAACACGTAACGTCACAGCTATTGCGTTACAATTATTGGATGAACGCAGTGTTTGGTGGCTATTTGATTGTGGAGAAGCAACACAGCATCAATTATTGAAGAGTTCTTTAAAACCAGGGAAAATCGAAAAAATATTCATTACACATTTACACGGCGATCATATTTTTGGTTTGCCTGGCTTGTTAAGTAGTCGTTCATTCCAAGGCGGGGACACAGCGTTAACAGTCTATGGCCCTAAAGGAATTCGTGCTTTTATTGAGACAAGCTTAAAAGTGTCTCAAACACACTTATCGTATCCGTTGATCATTGAGGAAATGCAACCAGGTGTTATTTTTGAAGATGAACAATTTAAAGTCGAAACAGCACTGCTCAGCCATGGAATCGATAGTTACGGCTTTAGAATCGAAGAACGTGATAAAGTAGGGAAATTAGATGTTGCAGGGTTAACAAAACTTGGCGTTAAACCAGGCCCTGTATTTAAAGTAATCAAAGACGGTGGCGATGTGACGCTTGAAGACGGTTCAGTTATCTCAGGTAAAGATTTTGTAGCTCCTTCCATTAAAGGGCGGATTGTTACCATTCTAGGAGATACGCGTCCAACCGACACATCTGTTAAATTAGCGCAAGGTGCGAACGTTTTAGTTCACGAAGCAACATTTGAAGCTGATAAAAGTAAAATGGCCCGCGCTTACTATCATTCGTCAACAACTCAAGCAGCAACAATCGCACTTAAAGCTAATGTAACACACCTTATTTTGACTCATATTTCATCGCGTTATATGTTTGATGACTTGAAAAAACTGGCGCAAGAAGCGCGAAGTGTTTTTGAAAATACAGATATTGCAGATGACTTTTCAACGTTCGAGATACCTTATCAAAAGTAA
- the dinB gene encoding DNA polymerase IV has product METKRKIIHIDMDAFYAQVEQRDLPSLKGKPVVIASDPRVSKRGVVATASYEARKFGIHSAMPSVEALKLCPQAVFISPRMSRYQEISVKIHEIFHRFTDEIEPLSLDEAYLDVTVNKINEPSASRLAQKIQATIYDELQLTASAGVSYNKFIAKMASDYKKPAGRTVITPEKALAFIAALPIDAFYGVGHVTAEKMHTLGIHTGADLYQWSEWDLIIQFKKRGYQLYRLVRGIDDSPVRSQRTRKSFGRETTFAADVVDEAELQLALRSFSQRISKTLVDKQMSAQTIVLKIRYNDFTTQTRRLTLPMRLTESHELYFYGMQIFEEMWEQRPVRLIGLTVTGLETRQFENMKLVGL; this is encoded by the coding sequence GTGGAAACGAAACGTAAAATTATTCATATTGATATGGACGCTTTTTATGCACAAGTAGAACAGCGTGATTTGCCATCATTAAAAGGGAAGCCTGTTGTGATAGCTAGTGATCCACGTGTTTCAAAACGAGGCGTTGTAGCAACTGCCTCTTACGAAGCGAGAAAGTTCGGCATTCACTCAGCGATGCCGAGTGTTGAAGCGTTGAAACTTTGTCCACAAGCGGTTTTTATCTCCCCACGAATGTCGCGATATCAAGAAATATCGGTCAAAATTCATGAAATATTCCATCGTTTTACGGATGAAATAGAACCGTTATCATTAGATGAAGCTTATCTTGATGTAACAGTTAATAAAATAAACGAACCTTCAGCTAGCCGGTTAGCGCAAAAGATTCAAGCGACCATTTATGATGAATTGCAACTGACAGCATCAGCAGGGGTCTCCTACAATAAATTTATCGCTAAGATGGCATCTGATTATAAAAAGCCAGCAGGTAGAACAGTGATTACGCCAGAAAAAGCACTTGCTTTTATCGCAGCCTTACCGATAGATGCTTTTTATGGTGTGGGTCATGTAACTGCTGAAAAAATGCACACACTAGGCATTCATACAGGTGCCGATTTATATCAATGGTCAGAATGGGATTTAATCATACAGTTTAAAAAAAGAGGGTACCAACTCTATCGATTAGTTAGAGGTATTGATGACTCGCCAGTTCGCTCACAACGTACACGTAAATCGTTTGGACGTGAAACAACCTTTGCCGCAGATGTAGTGGATGAAGCGGAGTTACAATTAGCTTTACGCTCTTTCTCACAAAGAATATCAAAAACCTTGGTTGATAAGCAGATGAGTGCACAGACGATTGTTTTGAAAATTAGATATAATGATTTCACGACTCAAACACGTCGTTTAACTTTGCCAATGCGTTTGACTGAAAGTCATGAACTTTATTTTTATGGGATGCAAATTTTTGAAGAAATGTGGGAACAACGACCGGTGCGTTTGATTGGTTTAACAGTGACAGGACTAGAAACGAGACAGTTTGAAAATATGAAATTGGTAGGGTTGTAA
- a CDS encoding amino acid permease: MEKNVKVKRKLKTRHISMIAIGGAIGTGLFMSSGLAISQAGPGGALLAYVLIGAMVYFLMTGVGEMATYLPVSGSFATYGNRFVDPAFGFAVGWNYWLNGIITIAVDISTAALVMRYWFPHTSLLLWGLLFFALIFTLNAFSVKFYGESEFWFALIKVITIILFLIIGVLTIFGILGGEFIGTKNFTTGNAPFNGGFLAFLGIFLIAGFSFQGSESVGIMAGESATPEKSIPKAIKQVFWRILLFYILTILVIGLIIPYTSPALMGGSDITTSPFTLVFERAGLAFVASIMNAIILTSILSSGSSVLFAASRMLFSMGHDGAAGKIFQRTNRFGIPFVALIICFVATFAVYSLSFVSPNAYLWLVNASGLTGFIAWAGIAISHYRFRRAYVKQNKDLSLLKYKAPWFPIGSIIALALCLLVIIGQNYQSVLNFKWDEVLISYAALPIFIILYLSFKFKNKTHIIPLKDVDLTQNTDYQSEK; the protein is encoded by the coding sequence ATGGAAAAAAATGTAAAAGTAAAACGTAAATTAAAAACAAGACATATTTCAATGATCGCCATTGGTGGTGCAATCGGAACCGGTTTATTCATGTCCAGCGGACTAGCAATCTCTCAAGCGGGTCCAGGTGGCGCTTTGCTTGCCTACGTCTTAATCGGCGCGATGGTGTATTTTTTAATGACAGGCGTTGGTGAAATGGCAACTTACCTCCCTGTATCGGGATCATTTGCCACCTACGGTAATCGTTTTGTCGACCCAGCCTTTGGATTTGCCGTTGGTTGGAACTATTGGTTGAACGGCATCATTACAATCGCTGTTGATATCTCTACGGCAGCCCTCGTCATGCGTTATTGGTTCCCGCACACTTCATTACTACTCTGGGGTTTACTCTTCTTTGCTTTAATATTCACACTCAACGCCTTCTCAGTAAAATTTTATGGCGAAAGTGAATTTTGGTTTGCTTTAATCAAGGTAATTACAATCATCTTATTTCTGATTATTGGCGTTCTAACTATTTTTGGTATTCTTGGTGGAGAATTTATTGGAACTAAAAATTTCACAACAGGAAACGCGCCTTTTAACGGTGGCTTTTTGGCTTTCTTAGGTATTTTCCTCATTGCCGGATTTTCTTTTCAAGGCAGTGAATCCGTTGGAATCATGGCCGGAGAAAGCGCAACACCCGAAAAAAGTATTCCTAAGGCCATTAAACAAGTGTTTTGGCGCATCTTATTGTTTTATATCTTAACAATATTAGTAATCGGCCTTATTATCCCGTATACAAGCCCTGCTCTAATGGGTGGGAGCGATATTACAACTAGCCCCTTCACTTTAGTATTCGAACGAGCTGGCTTAGCTTTCGTCGCTTCTATCATGAATGCAATAATCTTAACGTCTATCCTTTCTTCTGGAAGTTCTGTCTTATTTGCAGCTTCTCGTATGTTATTTTCAATGGGACATGACGGTGCTGCTGGCAAAATTTTCCAACGCACAAATCGTTTTGGTATTCCATTCGTCGCGTTAATCATTTGCTTTGTTGCGACTTTCGCAGTTTATAGCCTTTCATTCGTCAGCCCTAACGCTTATTTGTGGCTCGTTAACGCCAGCGGATTGACAGGTTTTATAGCATGGGCAGGCATCGCTATTAGCCATTATCGCTTCCGACGTGCCTATGTTAAACAAAACAAAGACCTCTCACTGCTTAAATACAAAGCGCCTTGGTTCCCGATTGGTTCCATCATTGCACTTGCACTTTGTTTATTAGTTATCATCGGTCAAAACTATCAATCAGTTCTTAATTTCAAATGGGATGAAGTGCTCATTAGCTATGCTGCTTTGCCAATTTTTATTATTCTTTACCTTTCATTCAAATTCAAAAATAAAACTCATATCATTCCATTAAAAGATGTTGATCTCACACAAAACACTGATTATCAGTCAGAAAAATGA
- the zwf gene encoding glucose-6-phosphate dehydrogenase: MTTIKEETTLITIFGGTGDLANRKLYPAIYRLYAKGFLKENFAVIGTARRQLTNELFRQQVASSITSIADKSQIQEFVSHFYYRSHDVTNQESYKVLLDLSNELDSKYSLKGNRIFFLAMAPTFFNEIAVRLKSEGLVDTEGYQRLMIEKPFGHNLESAQELNDALGLAFNENQIYRIDHYLGKEMVQNVSAIRFANPMIEALWNNRHISNIQVTLAEDLGVEERGGYYDNSGALRDMFQNHILQVVSLVLMDYPLSLDKSDIRAEKVRLLRSFDVPEVDEVNNFFVPGQYDANPEDATKYKAYRSEDNVDPKSTTETFVAGKLTSHSDRWNGVPIYIRTGKRLETKKTSIVIEFKNDRPNLFDDSNEQISNTLVIEIAPNESISLNINVKVPGQGLVTQPTVLQTSADSVDPNAPEAYEKVIHDCLRGDATYFSHWDEVALSWQLVDRIYEGWATHPTSLPNYASGSTGPEAANELLAKDGFKWYPLS, encoded by the coding sequence ATGACAACTATAAAAGAAGAAACAACGCTTATAACGATATTTGGTGGCACAGGAGATTTAGCTAACCGAAAATTATATCCGGCAATCTACCGTTTGTATGCAAAAGGATTTTTAAAAGAAAACTTCGCAGTTATCGGAACAGCGCGTCGTCAGTTAACTAATGAGTTATTCAGACAACAGGTCGCTTCTTCCATTACGTCAATTGCCGACAAATCGCAAATCCAAGAATTTGTTTCACACTTTTATTACCGTTCACATGATGTTACTAACCAAGAATCATACAAAGTATTACTTGATTTATCAAACGAACTCGATTCAAAATATAGCCTCAAGGGCAATCGTATCTTTTTCCTTGCGATGGCACCGACTTTCTTTAATGAAATTGCGGTCCGTTTAAAATCTGAAGGTCTTGTGGATACAGAGGGTTACCAACGTTTAATGATTGAAAAACCATTTGGTCATAATCTTGAATCCGCACAGGAACTAAATGATGCCTTAGGCCTTGCGTTTAACGAAAATCAAATTTATCGCATCGACCATTATTTAGGTAAAGAGATGGTTCAAAATGTATCAGCTATTCGTTTCGCAAACCCAATGATTGAAGCGCTATGGAATAATCGTCATATCAGCAACATCCAAGTGACTTTAGCTGAAGATTTAGGTGTGGAAGAGCGTGGTGGTTATTATGACAACAGTGGCGCTTTACGTGACATGTTCCAAAATCACATTTTACAAGTTGTTTCACTGGTTTTAATGGATTACCCTCTTTCATTAGACAAGTCAGATATTCGTGCTGAAAAAGTTCGTCTATTACGCTCGTTTGATGTACCTGAAGTTGATGAAGTGAACAATTTCTTCGTCCCTGGCCAATATGATGCGAATCCTGAAGATGCGACTAAGTACAAAGCTTATCGTTCTGAGGATAACGTTGATCCTAAATCAACAACAGAGACTTTTGTCGCTGGAAAACTCACTTCTCATAGTGATCGTTGGAACGGTGTACCGATATATATCCGTACAGGGAAACGTCTTGAAACGAAGAAAACAAGTATTGTGATTGAATTCAAAAATGACCGTCCTAACTTGTTTGATGATTCAAATGAACAAATCAGCAATACACTTGTGATAGAAATTGCTCCAAACGAAAGCATTTCACTCAATATCAATGTAAAAGTACCTGGACAAGGCTTGGTTACACAACCAACTGTATTACAAACATCAGCTGACTCAGTTGATCCTAATGCACCAGAAGCGTATGAAAAAGTTATTCATGATTGTTTACGTGGTGACGCAACTTACTTCTCTCATTGGGATGAAGTAGCACTTTCATGGCAACTTGTTGATCGTATTTACGAAGGTTGGGCAACACATCCAACATCGTTACCAAACTATGCATCTGGTAGCACAGGACCTGAAGCTGCTAATGAATTGTTAGCAAAAGACGGTTTTAAATGGTACCCATTATCTTAA
- a CDS encoding YcjF family protein — MVAKNIFSRLFDQESAKVEKQLQQKLIITMVGDVNAGKSSTINRILNQEVAEVGASPGKTTSISEYDYGDGVVLADTPGLNDVVTSNSAVTQAFYQSSDMILFFLNAAGTVFSEVEDKALKIVAAENPNIIIVLNKIDASDDVPTQIAFIKEKTNNSYPVIPVSSRTGENIDQLETEMLNLATENKKDLVLAKKFKSRSSVANKWIVAASASAGGVGVTPIPFADSLALSALQISLVLKLANLYEYSITKKNLQEMMLPLITTTVGRTLAGSIAKIVPGVGTLVGGAINGGVAASITAAIGYSFKTIFEKEWKLDASTIQSVFYDFLKKEKKIKK, encoded by the coding sequence ATGGTAGCTAAAAATATATTTAGTCGCTTATTTGATCAAGAATCTGCAAAGGTTGAAAAACAATTACAGCAAAAACTAATCATTACAATGGTAGGAGATGTGAATGCGGGGAAATCTTCAACCATTAACCGCATCTTAAATCAAGAGGTTGCTGAGGTGGGTGCTAGCCCGGGTAAAACGACGAGTATTTCCGAGTACGACTATGGTGATGGTGTAGTATTGGCAGATACGCCAGGGTTAAATGATGTCGTGACAAGTAATTCGGCCGTAACGCAGGCGTTTTACCAATCGTCAGATATGATATTGTTTTTCTTGAATGCTGCTGGTACTGTTTTCTCGGAAGTAGAAGACAAGGCTTTAAAAATAGTAGCTGCTGAAAATCCTAACATTATTATTGTGTTAAATAAAATAGATGCTTCTGATGATGTGCCTACACAAATCGCCTTCATTAAAGAAAAAACGAATAATAGTTATCCGGTTATTCCTGTAAGCTCACGTACAGGTGAAAATATCGATCAACTGGAAACTGAAATGCTTAATCTAGCAACTGAAAATAAAAAGGATTTGGTGTTGGCAAAAAAGTTCAAAAGTAGGTCATCTGTCGCGAACAAATGGATTGTAGCGGCAAGTGCATCAGCTGGAGGTGTGGGTGTAACGCCTATTCCTTTTGCCGATTCGTTAGCTTTGTCAGCCTTACAGATTAGTCTCGTGCTTAAGTTGGCCAATTTGTATGAATACTCAATTACTAAAAAAAATCTGCAAGAAATGATGCTTCCTTTAATTACGACCACAGTTGGACGAACCTTAGCGGGATCAATAGCGAAAATTGTTCCAGGTGTAGGTACGTTAGTGGGTGGCGCAATAAATGGGGGTGTAGCTGCTAGTATTACGGCAGCGATTGGATATTCATTTAAAACCATTTTTGAAAAAGAGTGGAAACTTGATGCAAGCACTATTCAATCCGTTTTTTATGATTTTCTAAAGAAAGAAAAAAAGATTAAAAAGTAA
- the alsS gene encoding acetolactate synthase AlsS has protein sequence MIVMTKEIKPVSTGADLFVDTLINNKVDYVFGIPGAKIDKAFDVLAERGPEVIVCRHEQNATLIAQGVGRITGKPGVVLVTSGPGVTNLATGLVTANAESDPVLAVGGNVTRKDSLKRTHQSMDNAGFMKHVTKSSVEVLDAEAIPEAMTNAYREAMMGRPGATFVSIPQDVISAKDVHAAAIPAVSAPHLGSASKKDVEKLVERLSEAKLPVFLLGMRASSVEATAAIRDFLTKHPMPVVETFQGSGIISRKLENNFYGRVGLFRNQPGDVLLNKADLVITIGYDPIEYDPITWNPDNDSTIIHLDTVPADIDHNYQPVTELVGDITETLELVTEKLSRLNFGEEAQAILKNVRDMQNNRPIKAPALEDQTRVHPVTLVNTLQKMITDDMTVTVDVGSIYIYMARLFRSYEPRRLLFSNGMQTLGVALPWGIAASLVRPTEKVISMSGDGGFLFSGQELETAVRLKSNLVHLVWNDGTYDMVAFQQQKKYGKDAAVKLGPVDFAMYAESMGAKGLRVDKVSDLEAVLAEALATEGPVVVDIPVDYRDNIKLANIVMMDTMN, from the coding sequence ATGATTGTTATGACAAAGGAAATAAAACCCGTATCGACAGGCGCAGATCTTTTTGTAGATACATTAATCAATAATAAAGTGGATTATGTTTTTGGTATTCCAGGAGCTAAAATCGATAAAGCGTTTGATGTTTTAGCTGAACGAGGACCAGAGGTTATTGTTTGTCGCCATGAACAAAATGCAACGTTGATTGCACAAGGCGTGGGGCGTATTACAGGGAAACCAGGCGTTGTATTAGTAACGTCGGGCCCAGGTGTTACAAATTTGGCAACAGGATTAGTAACGGCGAACGCTGAAAGTGATCCTGTTTTAGCAGTCGGAGGTAATGTAACCCGTAAAGATAGCTTGAAACGCACGCACCAATCAATGGACAATGCTGGTTTTATGAAACATGTTACAAAATCAAGCGTTGAAGTTTTAGACGCTGAAGCCATTCCTGAAGCGATGACAAATGCTTACCGTGAAGCAATGATGGGCCGTCCTGGCGCAACGTTTGTTAGTATTCCGCAAGATGTTATTAGTGCCAAGGATGTTCACGCGGCAGCTATTCCAGCGGTATCCGCACCACACTTAGGTTCTGCATCAAAAAAAGATGTTGAAAAATTAGTTGAGCGTTTAAGCGAAGCTAAATTACCAGTCTTTTTATTAGGAATGCGTGCAAGTTCTGTTGAAGCAACCGCAGCTATTCGTGATTTTTTAACAAAACACCCTATGCCAGTTGTTGAAACATTCCAAGGTTCAGGAATTATTTCACGAAAATTAGAAAATAATTTTTATGGTCGTGTAGGTCTCTTCCGTAACCAACCAGGCGATGTTTTACTGAACAAAGCAGATTTGGTTATCACGATTGGATATGACCCCATCGAATATGATCCGATTACTTGGAATCCTGATAATGATAGTACAATTATTCATCTTGATACTGTTCCAGCTGACATCGATCACAATTATCAACCTGTTACAGAACTTGTTGGTGATATCACAGAAACACTTGAATTAGTGACAGAAAAATTAAGTCGTTTAAACTTCGGTGAAGAAGCACAAGCGATTTTGAAAAATGTCCGTGACATGCAAAATAACCGCCCAATTAAAGCACCTGCACTTGAGGATCAAACACGAGTTCACCCAGTGACATTGGTGAATACACTTCAAAAAATGATCACTGATGATATGACAGTAACCGTGGATGTTGGTTCTATCTATATCTATATGGCACGTTTATTCCGCAGTTATGAACCACGTCGTTTATTATTCTCTAACGGGATGCAAACTCTTGGTGTCGCATTGCCTTGGGGTATTGCAGCGTCACTCGTTCGTCCGACTGAAAAGGTTATCTCAATGTCTGGGGATGGCGGCTTCCTCTTTTCAGGTCAAGAGCTTGAAACAGCTGTTCGTCTAAAATCGAATCTTGTTCACTTAGTTTGGAATGATGGAACATACGATATGGTTGCTTTCCAACAACAAAAAAAATATGGTAAAGATGCTGCCGTTAAATTAGGACCAGTCGACTTCGCTATGTATGCAGAATCAATGGGCGCAAAAGGCTTACGTGTGGATAAAGTTTCTGATTTAGAAGCGGTATTAGCAGAAGCATTAGCAACAGAAGGTCCTGTTGTTGTAGATATTCCGGTCGATTACCGTGACAACATCAAATTAGCAAATATTGTCATGATGGATACAATGAACTAG
- a CDS encoding GNAT family N-acetyltransferase, whose amino-acid sequence MDPIETKRLLLIPYYREYVEATIEGHAALEKRCGYKVAEEWPGIDFFFYLPFALEQMRDNPMDAQWTRLIVLKETGEVIGEIGGQGTPTETKEVELGYSIVPRCQNKGYMTEAIEAMIRWFISEKMTRITAKCFTYNLASKHVLQKSDFELDYCDKDIIYWYYPLLEDVV is encoded by the coding sequence ATCGATCCGATAGAAACGAAGCGCTTGCTTTTAATTCCCTATTACAGAGAATATGTTGAAGCAACAATAGAGGGGCATGCTGCATTAGAAAAGCGCTGTGGTTATAAAGTTGCTGAAGAGTGGCCGGGGATTGATTTTTTCTTTTACTTACCATTCGCTTTAGAACAGATGCGTGATAATCCGATGGATGCTCAATGGACACGTTTAATTGTCTTAAAAGAAACAGGCGAAGTTATTGGTGAAATTGGGGGACAAGGGACACCAACTGAAACAAAAGAAGTCGAATTGGGTTATTCGATTGTCCCTCGCTGCCAAAATAAGGGCTATATGACCGAAGCGATTGAAGCGATGATACGTTGGTTTATCTCAGAAAAAATGACACGTATTACAGCGAAGTGTTTTACATACAACCTTGCATCCAAACATGTGTTGCAAAAAAGTGATTTTGAGTTAGATTATTGCGACAAAGATATTATTTATTGGTACTACCCATTGCTAGAGGACGTCGTATGA
- a CDS encoding histidine phosphatase family protein, whose product MTKIIFVRHAEKEKNIEVADRERPLTAAGILASEALVQQLEAYCFDRIFSSPFKRAMDTVEPLAKANKLNVEEVIALQERLVKRAGIEKPDDYVARQWEDFNYKLAGGESLNEVQKRLIDTIEQLVIAFPTETVLIGTHGTALATILNYYDETFGIEQYKKLKPKMPYAVEMIFQGKKLITTNVLKLS is encoded by the coding sequence ATGACTAAAATTATATTTGTTCGACATGCTGAAAAGGAAAAAAATATTGAGGTTGCTGATCGAGAGCGTCCGCTCACAGCTGCGGGGATTTTAGCAAGTGAGGCTTTGGTTCAGCAGTTAGAGGCTTACTGTTTTGATCGTATTTTTAGCAGTCCGTTTAAACGAGCGATGGATACTGTCGAGCCGTTAGCGAAAGCGAATAAACTTAATGTAGAGGAAGTTATAGCTTTGCAAGAGCGTTTGGTTAAACGAGCAGGAATAGAAAAACCAGATGATTATGTTGCGCGCCAATGGGAAGATTTTAATTACAAATTAGCTGGTGGTGAAAGTTTGAATGAAGTTCAAAAACGATTAATTGATACGATTGAACAATTAGTCATTGCCTTCCCAACAGAAACAGTATTAATTGGAACACATGGCACAGCATTAGCAACAATTTTAAATTATTATGATGAAACATTCGGTATCGAACAATATAAGAAATTGAAACCTAAGATGCCTTACGCTGTAGAAATGATCTTTCAAGGAAAGAAATTAATAACAACCAACGTGTTAAAATTAAGTTAA
- the budA gene encoding acetolactate decarboxylase — protein sequence MSETKANHLFQHSTMGALVGAQFAGSITFSELLKQGDIGIGTLHDFDGELIVIDGKPYQIKSDGQAYLKTPEETTPYATVSHFQPKLSFEVTGGKTRQEIEAKIREYETISPNIFFAVKLTGVFRSVDTRVVPKQTRPYQPLVEAVKKQPVFHFEEVKGTVLGFWTPTYFQGIGVAGYHLHFINEDRTAGGHVFAYDMLEGTVEIAPQTDFHLQVPNTKEYYEADLNNPNMVAQIEEAEN from the coding sequence ATGTCTGAAACAAAAGCGAACCATTTATTTCAACACTCGACAATGGGTGCATTAGTTGGCGCTCAATTTGCTGGCTCAATCACATTTTCAGAGTTGTTGAAACAAGGTGATATTGGAATTGGTACATTACATGATTTTGATGGGGAATTAATCGTTATTGACGGGAAACCGTATCAAATTAAATCTGATGGTCAAGCCTATCTCAAAACACCAGAAGAAACAACGCCCTATGCGACAGTGTCTCACTTTCAACCGAAATTAAGTTTTGAAGTAACGGGTGGTAAAACACGTCAAGAAATCGAAGCGAAAATACGTGAGTATGAAACAATCAGCCCGAATATCTTCTTTGCTGTAAAATTAACCGGTGTGTTTCGTTCAGTCGATACACGCGTTGTTCCTAAACAAACGCGACCTTATCAACCGCTTGTTGAAGCTGTGAAAAAACAACCCGTTTTTCATTTTGAAGAAGTAAAAGGGACTGTATTAGGTTTTTGGACGCCGACCTATTTTCAAGGTATCGGTGTTGCAGGCTACCATCTTCATTTTATTAATGAAGACCGTACAGCAGGAGGACATGTATTTGCTTATGACATGTTAGAAGGTACAGTCGAAATTGCACCACAAACCGATTTTCATCTCCAAGTACCCAATACAAAAGAATATTACGAAGCCGATTTAAATAACCCCAATATGGTGGCTCAAATTGAAGAAGCTGAAAACTAA
- a CDS encoding SDR family NAD(P)-dependent oxidoreductase, whose amino-acid sequence MERTIIVTGASSGVGFEIASQLLKQGDTVILLARRIETMTKLVEDYPAKGYVYTCDVSNSDAVKITITSILEKFPRIDGVIHCAGFGLFELAEKTPIKSVEGMLLTNVSGGIHINQLLLPRFKAQQAGHIMMVASVAGKLATPKTSAYAASKFAVIGYANALRMEVAADNIFVTTINPGPITTPFFDIADKEGTYLKDVARFSLQPEVVASKMIKLIGKRKRELTLPFTMALGARLHSLFPRTVEWIAKPFFLKK is encoded by the coding sequence ATGGAACGTACAATTATTGTGACAGGGGCATCTAGCGGTGTTGGTTTTGAAATAGCAAGTCAGCTTTTAAAACAGGGAGACACGGTTATTTTGTTGGCACGACGTATCGAAACGATGACAAAACTAGTAGAAGATTATCCTGCTAAAGGGTATGTTTATACCTGTGATGTAAGTAACTCCGATGCTGTTAAAATAACAATAACGAGTATTCTAGAAAAATTCCCAAGAATTGATGGGGTGATTCATTGTGCTGGTTTTGGTTTATTTGAATTAGCGGAAAAAACACCAATTAAAAGCGTGGAAGGTATGTTGTTAACCAATGTTAGTGGGGGGATTCATATCAATCAACTTTTATTGCCACGTTTTAAAGCGCAACAAGCAGGTCATATTATGATGGTAGCCTCTGTAGCAGGCAAGCTAGCGACACCGAAAACAAGTGCATATGCTGCGAGTAAATTTGCTGTGATCGGTTATGCTAATGCGTTGCGGATGGAGGTAGCGGCCGATAATATTTTTGTGACAACAATTAATCCCGGCCCGATTACAACCCCATTTTTTGATATTGCAGATAAAGAGGGGACATATTTAAAAGATGTCGCGCGTTTTAGCTTACAACCAGAAGTAGTTGCGTCTAAAATGATTAAGCTGATTGGCAAGCGTAAAAGAGAATTGACTTTGCCATTTACAATGGCTTTAGGCGCTCGATTACACTCGCTTTTCCCACGTACTGTGGAATGGATTGCAAAACCCTTTTTCTTGAAAAAATAA
- a CDS encoding DUF6884 domain-containing protein has translation MTVIIASGKPKCWDKTVETVPTKASDVYTGTFHRLCRDYTKHFLTTETVLILSPYYGLVELDKVLTETYDVRFNASGINKNTIQASQLKAQWLKLKEPEQSIYLFGGEKFIKVVKAFMTEDEANRVEYPLVGLGGIGYMQQKMKLSLLANEPFHNTKDKMM, from the coding sequence ATGACGGTGATAATTGCCAGTGGTAAACCGAAGTGTTGGGATAAAACAGTTGAAACGGTACCTACTAAAGCAAGTGATGTTTACACAGGTACTTTTCATCGATTATGTCGTGATTATACAAAGCATTTTTTAACAACCGAAACAGTACTGATTTTATCACCTTATTATGGTTTAGTTGAGTTAGATAAAGTATTAACAGAAACTTATGATGTGCGCTTTAATGCCAGTGGTATAAATAAGAATACAATCCAAGCATCACAATTAAAAGCACAATGGTTAAAATTAAAAGAACCTGAACAATCAATCTATCTTTTTGGTGGAGAAAAGTTCATTAAAGTTGTGAAGGCTTTTATGACAGAAGACGAAGCGAATCGGGTTGAATACCCATTAGTTGGTTTAGGAGGCATTGGCTATATGCAACAGAAAATGAAGTTATCTCTTTTAGCTAATGAACCCTTTCACAATACCAAGGATAAAATGATGTAA